The following coding sequences lie in one Allochromatium vinosum DSM 180 genomic window:
- the plsX gene encoding phosphate acyltransferase PlsX: MSAPGRFSVVQSTDERGAAKLRCTIALDAMGGDHGPQVVVPAALRYLADNPHADLILVGDEARLAPYLGDAPRDRLRIRHATQEVGMDESPSKALRGKKDSSMRVAIDLVKDGEAQACVSAGNTGALMATARFVLKTLPHIDRPAICTAVPSLHGHTHMLDLGANVDCTAEHLFQFAVMGSELVSAVDGIERPKVALLNIGQEEIKGNEQVKQAHEWLARSNLNYVGYVEGNGIYLDDLDVVVSDGFVGNVALKSSEGVAKFIGQSLSAQFKRNLLTRLAGLVALPILKKFRRDMDPRRYNGASLLGLRGIVVKSHGGADEVAFENAIYIAEKEIRANIPQRIGDQVGRHLDTEQYRESA; this comes from the coding sequence ATGTCGGCGCCGGGCCGCTTCAGCGTCGTGCAATCCACGGACGAGCGCGGTGCCGCCAAGCTCCGTTGCACGATTGCCTTGGACGCCATGGGCGGGGATCACGGCCCCCAAGTCGTGGTTCCGGCGGCCCTGCGCTATCTGGCCGACAACCCGCACGCCGATCTGATCCTGGTCGGCGACGAGGCGCGCCTCGCGCCCTATCTCGGTGACGCCCCGCGCGACCGGCTGCGTATCCGTCATGCGACCCAGGAGGTCGGGATGGATGAGTCGCCCTCCAAGGCGCTGCGCGGCAAGAAAGATTCCTCGATGCGGGTGGCCATCGATCTGGTCAAGGACGGTGAGGCCCAGGCCTGCGTCAGTGCCGGCAACACCGGCGCTCTCATGGCCACCGCGCGCTTCGTGCTCAAGACCCTGCCGCACATCGATCGGCCTGCCATCTGCACCGCCGTGCCCTCGCTCCACGGGCATACTCATATGCTCGATCTCGGCGCCAACGTCGACTGCACCGCCGAGCATCTGTTCCAGTTCGCCGTCATGGGCAGTGAGCTGGTCTCGGCCGTCGACGGCATCGAACGCCCCAAGGTCGCGCTGCTCAACATCGGGCAGGAAGAGATCAAGGGCAACGAGCAGGTCAAGCAGGCCCACGAGTGGCTGGCGCGCAGCAACCTCAACTATGTCGGCTATGTCGAGGGCAACGGCATCTATCTCGACGACCTGGATGTCGTGGTCAGCGACGGCTTCGTCGGCAATGTCGCGCTCAAGAGCAGTGAGGGCGTGGCTAAGTTCATCGGTCAGTCGCTCTCGGCTCAGTTCAAGCGCAACCTGCTGACCCGTCTGGCCGGCTTGGTCGCGTTGCCGATCCTCAAGAAATTCCGCCGCGACATGGACCCGCGCCGCTACAACGGGGCGAGTCTGCTGGGTCTGCGCGGCATCGTGGTCAAGAGTCACGGCGGGGCCGACGAAGTCGCCTTCGAGAACGCGATCTATATCGCCGAGAAGGAGATCCGCGCCAATATCCCCCAACGCATCGGCGATCAAGTCGGGCGCCATCTCGACACTGAGCAGTACAGGGAATCGGCCTGA
- the rpmF gene encoding 50S ribosomal protein L32, translated as MAVQQNRKTPSKRGMRRSHDALTKPTLSVDPTSGETHRRHHVTADGFYRGRKVLDRAE; from the coding sequence ATGGCCGTCCAACAGAATCGCAAGACTCCTTCCAAGCGCGGCATGCGCCGTTCGCACGATGCGCTGACCAAGCCGACTCTGTCGGTCGACCCGACCAGCGGCGAGACCCATCGCCGTCATCACGTCACGGCCGACGGTTTCTATCGCGGCCGCAAGGTTCTGGATCGGGCCGAGTGA
- a CDS encoding YceD family protein gives MPDHIDPWRAAKSGLSFGGELPLERFPRLLEVGIADKGEALARVAYRLEFGRNAELGPILEGWARVRLRLLCQRCLSDFWLDLEAPLALRLVRVEPNAKASESDYETLVVTDDSLDPFELIEDELLLAIPPFPRHPVGECQAPEAASGDRNAMPEPERPSAEDMEQPRHPFAILERLKQQ, from the coding sequence TTGCCTGATCATATAGACCCCTGGCGCGCCGCCAAGAGCGGCTTGTCGTTCGGGGGTGAGTTGCCCTTGGAGCGCTTTCCCAGACTGCTGGAGGTCGGGATCGCCGACAAGGGTGAGGCGCTGGCGCGCGTCGCATATCGGCTCGAATTCGGACGCAACGCGGAGTTGGGGCCGATACTCGAAGGCTGGGCGCGGGTGCGGCTACGCCTGCTCTGTCAGCGCTGCCTGAGTGATTTCTGGCTCGATCTGGAGGCGCCCCTGGCGCTGCGTCTGGTGCGAGTCGAGCCGAACGCCAAAGCGTCCGAGAGCGACTATGAAACGCTGGTGGTGACGGACGACAGTCTTGATCCGTTCGAACTCATCGAAGACGAACTCCTGCTCGCGATCCCGCCGTTTCCCCGGCATCCGGTCGGCGAGTGCCAAGCGCCCGAGGCGGCGAGTGGCGACAGGAACGCGATGCCCGAACCGGAGCGGCCGTCCGCCGAGGACATGGAGCAACCGCGCCATCCATTCGCCATCCTCGAACGCCTGAAGCAACAGTAG
- a CDS encoding response regulator transcription factor: protein MNEVQTVFLVDDDQGMRDSLTLILELAGYPVRSFPTPAAFLAAFSPDERGCLVLDQRMPDMTGLDLQSELLERGALLPIIFLSAFGDVPTTVRAIQGGAIDFLEKPASTEQLLQRIEDAFAEDRRRREEAATEYDIRERFRQLTPREHEVLTLTTRGLTNKDIARQLGISPRTVENHRARMMEKMGAGNLAELCRMSVVCQTLEPRSGA from the coding sequence ATGAATGAAGTGCAAACCGTTTTTTTGGTCGACGACGATCAGGGGATGCGTGATTCGCTGACACTGATCCTGGAGCTGGCCGGCTACCCGGTCCGCAGCTTCCCGACGCCGGCCGCCTTTCTCGCCGCCTTCTCGCCCGATGAGCGTGGCTGCCTGGTACTCGACCAGCGCATGCCGGACATGACCGGGCTGGATCTGCAAAGCGAATTGCTGGAGCGCGGCGCCCTGCTGCCGATCATCTTCCTGTCCGCCTTCGGTGATGTGCCGACCACGGTGCGCGCCATCCAGGGCGGGGCGATCGACTTCCTTGAAAAGCCCGCCAGCACCGAGCAGTTGCTCCAGCGCATCGAGGATGCCTTTGCCGAGGACCGGCGTCGACGCGAGGAGGCCGCCACCGAATACGACATCCGCGAGCGTTTCCGGCAGTTGACCCCGCGCGAGCACGAGGTTCTGACCCTGACCACACGTGGCCTGACCAACAAGGACATCGCCCGCCAGCTCGGCATCAGCCCGCGCACCGTCGAGAACCACCGCGCACGCATGATGGAAAAGATGGGGGCCGGCAATCTCGCTGAACTCTGCCGGATGTCGGTCGTGTGTCAAACACTCGAGCCGCGTTCGGGGGCCTGA
- the folK gene encoding 2-amino-4-hydroxy-6-hydroxymethyldihydropteridine diphosphokinase has product MSQETRAFIAIGSNIEPERHIALGLEALSQIPTTRIGAVSSWYRTRPWGLEAQAEFINLVVEVWTRLTPSALLAATQGVENRLGRIRAQVNGPRTLDLDILLYGERVDDMPELRLPHPGLLLRDFMLIPLLEIAPEVMHPERGHPIAELTDEIRYHQIIDRIPDASQAHG; this is encoded by the coding sequence ATGAGTCAGGAGACGCGCGCCTTCATCGCCATCGGTTCGAACATCGAACCCGAGCGCCACATCGCGCTCGGACTGGAGGCGCTGAGCCAGATCCCGACGACCCGGATCGGGGCGGTCTCGTCGTGGTATCGCACCCGCCCCTGGGGGCTGGAAGCGCAGGCGGAGTTCATCAATCTGGTGGTGGAAGTCTGGACGCGGCTGACGCCGTCGGCGCTGCTGGCCGCGACTCAGGGGGTCGAGAATCGGCTTGGACGGATACGCGCGCAGGTCAATGGTCCGCGCACGCTCGATCTCGACATCCTGCTGTATGGTGAGCGCGTCGACGACATGCCGGAGCTAAGGCTACCGCACCCCGGCCTTCTGTTACGTGACTTCATGCTGATCCCCTTGCTGGAGATCGCGCCCGAGGTCATGCATCCCGAGCGCGGACACCCCATCGCCGAGCTGACGGACGAGATCCGTTACCATCAAATCATTGATCGGATTCCGGACGCCTCTCAGGCTCACGGGTAG
- a CDS encoding BatD family protein: MAQRYGHAILLAFLWLTLPSSVLAADVSVQADRQRLELGEVLELRLSAEGDVDAEPDFAPLESDFDILRRGQSQVTSIINGRISHSRQWSLQLAPKRVGRLTIPAIQAGRDSSRPLSIEVVEPGGTSARSGQPDQSGPKALFVESEVETTTPYVLQPIEYRIKVYYRQPPQRAVLSEPEVEGATVQRLGEDRAYDETREGRVYRVIERRYRLTPQHSGSITVQSPRLEARLDDPRQGARQDPFAELDQAFGGRLFQGFPAMPGVTHPGRRVVERARDIELQVRPQPAANSGTSWLPATSLQLTDEWTPSPPVFQVGEPITRILTITAEGTTAAQLPDLGLGALDGVQVYPDQPRGEDLTSGPAPAAIKTLKFALVPMRPGTLTLPEIRLDWWDTRTDRARVAVIPARTVEVAPAPGGPSSRPVPVPASPNPASAPESVSAPDSESKPRPTSGADRGWGGWPWLALISVLAGGWGATLYLWQRERRARTGGQLADLGFRGTPSAPPSAAPGLDPARRAVRAACLARDPRAARIALIDWARARWPDQSPTGLEAVATSFGAPEASSVLRAIDRAIYAPPSETWDGETAWKRLEPHLGAARADASDRASPIPELYP; the protein is encoded by the coding sequence ATGGCACAACGATACGGACATGCGATCCTGCTGGCTTTCCTATGGCTGACGCTGCCGTCGTCGGTTCTGGCGGCTGATGTGAGCGTTCAGGCGGATCGGCAGCGTTTGGAGCTGGGCGAAGTGCTGGAACTGCGGCTCAGCGCCGAGGGCGATGTGGACGCTGAGCCGGATTTCGCGCCCCTGGAATCGGACTTCGACATTCTGCGCCGTGGGCAGAGCCAGGTGACCAGCATCATCAACGGACGCATCTCGCACAGTCGTCAGTGGAGCCTGCAACTGGCGCCCAAGCGCGTGGGCCGTCTGACCATTCCCGCCATCCAGGCCGGACGCGACAGCAGCCGGCCGTTGAGCATCGAGGTCGTCGAGCCGGGCGGAACCTCCGCCCGATCCGGTCAGCCGGATCAGTCCGGTCCCAAGGCGCTCTTCGTCGAATCCGAGGTCGAGACCACCACGCCCTATGTCCTGCAACCCATCGAATACCGGATCAAGGTCTATTACCGCCAGCCGCCGCAGCGCGCGGTGCTCTCCGAGCCCGAAGTCGAGGGCGCCACGGTACAGCGTCTGGGTGAGGATCGCGCCTATGACGAGACGCGCGAAGGCCGGGTCTATCGCGTCATCGAGCGACGCTACCGACTGACCCCCCAGCACAGCGGATCGATCACCGTCCAGTCGCCGCGCCTGGAGGCCAGGCTGGACGATCCGCGCCAGGGCGCGCGGCAGGATCCTTTCGCCGAGCTGGATCAAGCCTTTGGCGGACGGCTCTTCCAGGGCTTTCCAGCCATGCCGGGCGTCACCCATCCGGGGCGGCGCGTGGTCGAGCGCGCGCGCGACATCGAACTCCAGGTGCGTCCGCAGCCGGCGGCGAACTCCGGTACGAGCTGGCTGCCCGCCACCTCGCTCCAGCTCACGGACGAGTGGACGCCGAGTCCGCCGGTCTTTCAGGTCGGCGAACCGATCACCCGCATCCTCACGATCACCGCCGAGGGGACGACGGCGGCGCAACTGCCGGATCTCGGTCTGGGCGCACTCGACGGCGTCCAGGTCTATCCCGATCAGCCGCGCGGCGAGGATCTGACCAGCGGCCCGGCACCGGCGGCGATCAAGACCCTCAAGTTCGCGCTCGTCCCGATGCGCCCCGGAACCCTGACCCTCCCGGAGATCCGGCTCGACTGGTGGGATACGCGCACGGATCGGGCGCGGGTCGCCGTGATCCCGGCGCGGACTGTCGAGGTGGCACCCGCGCCTGGCGGTCCATCCAGCCGGCCGGTACCTGTTCCCGCGTCGCCCAATCCGGCATCCGCGCCGGAATCCGTGTCCGCGCCTGATTCCGAGTCCAAACCGCGCCCGACATCCGGGGCCGACCGGGGCTGGGGGGGCTGGCCCTGGCTGGCGCTGATCAGCGTGCTCGCCGGCGGCTGGGGAGCGACGCTCTATCTCTGGCAGCGCGAACGCCGTGCCCGGACGGGCGGTCAGCTGGCCGATCTCGGCTTCCGTGGCACGCCCTCCGCGCCGCCGTCGGCCGCCCCCGGACTCGACCCGGCGCGTCGTGCAGTCCGCGCCGCCTGTCTTGCCCGAGATCCGCGCGCCGCCCGCATCGCCCTCATCGACTGGGCGCGCGCCCGCTGGCCAGACCAGAGCCCGACCGGACTGGAGGCCGTCGCCACCAGCTTCGGCGCCCCCGAGGCGTCTTCCGTCCTGCGTGCCATCGACCGCGCCATCTACGCCCCGCCGAGCGAGACCTGGGACGGCGAGACGGCCTGGAAGCGGCTGGAGCCGCATCTCGGCGCGGCGCGTGCCGACGCATCCGATCGCGCATCGCCGATTCCCGAGCTCTACCCGTGA
- a CDS encoding vWA domain-containing protein: MAMLFLRPLWFLALIPLAWLLWRLWRRRAGADTWSALVDPHLLPHLLVGGAEGSGRWPLVLLGVGWLILVVALAGPVWRQLPQPVFSLDARSVILLDLSPSLNAADVSPSRLTRARFETLDLLKAMREGQVGLIAFGPDPFLVSPLSADANTIAAQVPMLTTDLIPVPGARRTERALEMAAGMLERAGGGAGHVILITDGVGNLAGSLESARRLADAGHRLSVLAVGTLDGAPVPRPGGGFEQGVDGALQIARLERDRLRELARTGNGRYLEAGVGEADTQALIAATPRPETRIEASRLTADRWREEGPWLILLLLPLAALAFRRGWLVPVLAAALLVPPDRALAFEWADLWWSADQQGARELAAGRPDSAAEHFSDPAWRAAASYRAGQFEQALDALDGLAGAAPEYNRGNALARLGRLEEAAAAYERVLEQDPDQADARHNLELVRRLLDQSPPQNDQSQGDQSRESQESSSTSEPSESASDSTDTSKSEADQSGETGPNESQAANQDRASEPDAGADSSSGQEQAKQPETKSEAAEPSPEDIAVDGQATEPDSKSSQSVSAEPAKAKVGESPDTSSTSPKALDDRSPEEREREQAMEARLRQVPDDPAGLLRQRFLLQHLRREGQLP, translated from the coding sequence ATGGCCATGCTGTTTCTGCGCCCACTCTGGTTTCTGGCTCTGATTCCGCTCGCCTGGCTGCTGTGGCGGCTCTGGCGCCGTCGGGCGGGCGCCGACACCTGGTCGGCACTCGTCGATCCGCATCTGCTGCCGCATCTGCTAGTTGGCGGCGCGGAAGGTTCTGGCCGCTGGCCGCTCGTCCTGCTCGGAGTCGGCTGGCTGATCCTGGTGGTGGCGCTCGCCGGACCGGTCTGGCGTCAGTTGCCGCAGCCGGTCTTCAGCCTGGACGCGCGCTCGGTGATCCTGCTGGATCTCTCACCGAGCCTGAATGCCGCCGATGTCTCGCCCTCGCGCCTGACGCGCGCCCGCTTCGAGACCCTGGATCTGCTCAAGGCCATGCGCGAGGGGCAGGTCGGGTTGATCGCCTTCGGCCCCGACCCCTTTCTGGTCTCGCCGCTGAGCGCCGATGCCAACACCATCGCCGCCCAGGTGCCGATGCTCACCACGGATCTCATTCCCGTGCCTGGTGCGCGCCGCACCGAACGCGCGCTGGAGATGGCGGCCGGGATGCTGGAGCGCGCGGGCGGTGGGGCCGGGCATGTCATTCTGATCACGGATGGGGTTGGAAATCTGGCCGGATCACTGGAGTCGGCGCGCCGTCTGGCCGACGCCGGACATCGACTCTCGGTGCTGGCGGTCGGCACGCTGGACGGCGCGCCCGTGCCGCGTCCGGGCGGCGGCTTCGAGCAGGGCGTCGACGGCGCACTCCAGATCGCCCGTCTGGAACGTGACCGGCTGCGCGAGCTGGCGCGCACCGGCAACGGGCGTTATCTGGAAGCCGGCGTGGGTGAGGCCGATACCCAGGCCCTGATCGCCGCTACGCCCCGACCCGAAACGCGCATCGAGGCATCGCGGCTGACGGCAGACCGCTGGCGCGAGGAGGGCCCGTGGTTGATTCTGCTGTTGCTGCCGCTGGCGGCGCTGGCCTTCCGGCGCGGCTGGCTGGTTCCGGTGTTGGCGGCGGCGCTGCTCGTACCGCCCGATCGGGCACTGGCGTTCGAGTGGGCCGACCTCTGGTGGAGTGCCGATCAGCAGGGCGCGCGTGAACTGGCTGCCGGACGTCCCGATTCGGCCGCCGAGCACTTCAGCGACCCGGCCTGGCGCGCGGCAGCCAGCTATCGCGCCGGTCAGTTCGAACAGGCACTCGACGCGCTCGACGGACTCGCTGGAGCGGCGCCTGAGTACAATCGCGGCAATGCGCTCGCGCGCCTGGGGCGGCTCGAAGAGGCGGCGGCGGCCTATGAGCGCGTGCTCGAACAGGATCCTGACCAGGCCGACGCGCGCCACAACCTGGAGCTGGTGCGCCGGCTGCTCGATCAGTCGCCCCCACAGAACGACCAGTCTCAGGGCGACCAATCCAGAGAGAGCCAGGAGTCCTCATCGACATCCGAGCCTTCGGAATCGGCGTCCGACTCAACCGATACCTCGAAGTCCGAAGCAGACCAGTCCGGTGAAACTGGACCCAATGAATCTCAGGCGGCGAATCAGGATCGAGCGTCTGAACCTGACGCTGGTGCCGATTCCAGTTCGGGCCAGGAACAGGCCAAACAGCCAGAGACGAAATCGGAAGCCGCTGAACCGTCGCCGGAAGACATCGCGGTCGATGGTCAGGCGACGGAGCCGGATTCGAAGTCGAGCCAGTCGGTGAGCGCCGAGCCGGCCAAAGCGAAAGTGGGTGAGTCGCCGGACACTTCAAGCACTTCACCCAAGGCGCTGGATGACCGCTCGCCCGAGGAACGCGAGCGCGAACAGGCCATGGAGGCCCGGCTGCGTCAGGTGCCGGACGACCCGGCCGGACTGCTGCGTCAGCGTTTTCTTCTGCAACATCTGCGTCGCGAGGGTCAGTTACCGTGA
- a CDS encoding VWA domain-containing protein, whose product MITLAWPWVLLALPLPVLTRWLPPARDDVGAALRFPIHVGLGTESVGRRPRPSEWYRWRVLIGLLAWGLLVLAAARPQWVGAPVPLPLAGRDLMLAIDVSGSMAQEDYELDGRPVSRLAVVRTVASAFVERRAGDRLGLILFGTRAYLQTPLTFDGATVAAMLRDSVVGLAGRETAIGDAIGLAVKRLREQPEGQRVLILLTDGDNTAGALDPLEAAELAAQAGVRVYTIGIGGGELGVRSLFGMRLLRQASDFDPATLERIAEITGGRAFTADSRQQLEAVYDELDRLEPSEREQRTYRPQRALFVWPAALALILPILLIVLDAGMLDRRPGRAFTDRTP is encoded by the coding sequence ATGATCACGCTTGCCTGGCCCTGGGTGTTGCTGGCACTGCCATTGCCCGTGCTGACGCGCTGGCTGCCGCCCGCGCGCGACGATGTTGGCGCGGCCCTGCGCTTTCCGATCCACGTCGGTCTCGGGACCGAGTCGGTCGGGCGTCGGCCCCGGCCGTCCGAGTGGTACCGCTGGCGCGTGCTGATCGGACTGCTCGCCTGGGGATTGCTGGTGCTCGCGGCGGCGCGTCCGCAATGGGTCGGCGCGCCGGTCCCGCTGCCTCTGGCCGGACGCGATCTGATGCTGGCGATCGATGTCTCAGGGAGCATGGCGCAGGAAGACTACGAACTCGATGGGCGCCCGGTCTCGCGTCTGGCCGTGGTGCGGACGGTCGCCTCGGCCTTCGTCGAACGTCGCGCGGGCGACCGGCTCGGGCTCATCCTCTTCGGCACCCGCGCCTATCTCCAGACGCCCCTGACCTTCGATGGTGCCACGGTCGCCGCCATGCTGCGTGATTCGGTCGTCGGACTGGCCGGACGTGAGACGGCGATCGGCGACGCCATCGGGCTGGCGGTCAAGCGTCTGCGTGAACAACCCGAGGGTCAGCGCGTCCTGATCCTCCTGACCGATGGCGACAACACCGCCGGCGCGCTCGATCCACTGGAAGCCGCCGAACTGGCCGCCCAAGCCGGTGTGCGTGTCTACACCATCGGCATCGGCGGCGGCGAACTGGGCGTGCGCTCGCTGTTTGGAATGCGTCTGCTGCGCCAGGCCAGCGACTTCGACCCGGCTACACTCGAGCGTATCGCCGAGATCACCGGCGGGCGCGCCTTCACCGCCGACAGCCGCCAGCAACTGGAAGCCGTCTATGACGAGCTGGACCGGCTGGAGCCGAGCGAGCGTGAGCAGCGTACCTATCGTCCGCAACGCGCACTCTTCGTCTGGCCCGCCGCGCTGGCGCTGATCCTGCCGATCCTGCTGATCGTTCTCGATGCTGGAATGCTGGATCGCCGTCCAGGACGCGCCTTCACCGACCGAACGCCCTGA
- a CDS encoding DUF4381 domain-containing protein gives MTADPLADLRDWHLPDPVSWWPLAPGWWLVAVLVLAGLLVVVRFGVRRRHRTSLQRAARRELERLGRELAVHGDRRRYLAELSRLLRRLALARYPRDQIAGLTGDDWLAFLDATCGTGEFSGGIGRVLVDSAYRPADQIDFDPERLAQLVERWIEFNANSIRGKR, from the coding sequence ATGACGGCCGATCCGCTGGCCGATCTGCGTGACTGGCATCTACCCGACCCGGTGTCCTGGTGGCCGCTGGCGCCTGGCTGGTGGCTGGTGGCGGTCTTGGTCCTGGCGGGCTTGCTTGTGGTCGTGCGTTTTGGGGTGCGCCGGCGACACCGAACCTCGCTCCAGCGGGCCGCGCGGCGTGAACTCGAACGGTTGGGGCGCGAGCTGGCGGTCCATGGCGATCGGCGGCGTTATCTGGCCGAGCTGTCGCGTTTATTGCGCCGTCTGGCGCTGGCGCGGTATCCGCGCGACCAGATCGCGGGTTTGACCGGGGACGACTGGTTGGCTTTTCTGGATGCGACCTGTGGTACCGGCGAGTTCAGCGGCGGCATCGGGCGCGTGCTGGTCGACTCGGCCTATCGCCCTGCCGACCAGATCGATTTCGATCCCGAGCGGCTCGCGCAACTGGTCGAGCGGTGGATCGAGTTCAACGCCAATTCAATACGAGGCAAACGATGA
- a CDS encoding DUF58 domain-containing protein: MVEANDRTPNGLRADLRELIALRAQARRLDLAPRGRVLATRSGGHLSRFRGRGMEFDESRVYLPGDDPRNMDWRVTARAGTPHVKLFREERERPVWLLVDQGPSMRFGTRVAFKSVVAARVAALLGWAAVDRGDRVGGLVFDEARHLERRPAARSAGLLPLLERLAAPAEPAMETGGWTSLAAAASHLAARVRSGSLIALVSDFADLDEPDGAWIARLASGSELLLVLVHDPIEANAPPAGRYPVLMGGRRGILDLTGVGARTRYQAAFEQRLALLERLARRHGAHWLRLSTVDPVGPALALALGTRRAIPAARRVS; the protein is encoded by the coding sequence ATGGTGGAGGCGAACGACCGGACGCCAAACGGCCTGCGAGCCGATCTGCGCGAACTCATCGCGCTCCGTGCTCAGGCGCGTCGGCTGGATCTGGCGCCACGCGGGCGGGTGCTGGCCACGCGCAGCGGCGGTCATCTGTCGCGCTTTCGCGGTCGTGGCATGGAGTTCGACGAGTCGCGCGTCTATCTGCCGGGTGATGATCCGCGCAACATGGACTGGCGCGTCACCGCGCGTGCCGGGACGCCGCATGTGAAATTGTTTCGCGAGGAGCGCGAGCGCCCTGTGTGGCTGCTGGTCGATCAGGGGCCGTCGATGCGGTTCGGGACGCGCGTGGCCTTCAAGTCGGTGGTCGCGGCGCGCGTGGCGGCGCTGCTCGGCTGGGCGGCGGTGGATCGCGGCGACCGGGTCGGTGGACTGGTGTTCGACGAGGCGCGTCATCTGGAGCGCCGGCCGGCCGCACGCAGCGCGGGTCTGCTGCCGCTGCTCGAACGTCTGGCCGCGCCTGCGGAACCGGCGATGGAGACGGGCGGTTGGACCAGTCTGGCGGCGGCCGCGTCGCATCTGGCCGCACGGGTGCGTTCGGGGAGCCTGATCGCGCTCGTCAGCGACTTCGCTGATCTGGACGAACCGGATGGGGCCTGGATCGCGCGCCTGGCTTCGGGGAGTGAGTTGCTGCTGGTGCTGGTTCATGATCCGATCGAAGCCAATGCGCCGCCCGCCGGCCGCTATCCGGTGCTGATGGGCGGTCGGCGCGGAATCCTGGATCTGACCGGCGTTGGGGCGCGAACGCGCTATCAGGCGGCGTTCGAGCAGCGGCTGGCGTTGCTGGAACGACTGGCGCGGCGGCATGGCGCGCATTGGCTCAGGCTGTCGACCGTCGATCCGGTCGGTCCGGCCCTGGCGCTGGCGCTCGGGACACGGCGTGCGATTCCGGCAGCGAGGCGGGTGTCATGA
- a CDS encoding AAA family ATPase: MEQSPNLDLNKGADAQAYSTAALAQRFAALRDQVGRAILGQHGLIERLLIALLADGHLLVEGAPGLAKTTAVKHLAAGLEGDFHRIQFTPDLLPADLTGTEIYRPHDGSFRFDRGPIFHNLLLADEVNRAPAKVQSALLEAMGERQVTVGRETYPLPELFLVMATQNPIEQEGTYPLPEAQLDRFLLHVRVDYPDLETERAILRLNREQARREPDDAPKLVLTQAEVFAARRAILNLYMAPEVEDYLVHLVMATRRPGAYARDLDGWLRFGASPRATIALDRCARARAWLAGRDFVSPEDVQALAPDVLRHRVLLSYEAEAEGRCADDFVTALLARVPAP, from the coding sequence TTGGAACAGAGCCCCAACCTGGACTTGAACAAGGGCGCGGACGCCCAAGCGTACAGCACAGCAGCTCTAGCCCAGCGTTTCGCGGCACTGCGCGATCAGGTCGGGCGCGCCATCCTCGGGCAGCACGGCCTGATTGAGCGGCTGCTGATCGCGCTGCTGGCCGACGGGCATCTGCTGGTCGAGGGGGCTCCAGGGCTGGCCAAGACCACAGCCGTCAAGCACCTGGCCGCCGGTCTGGAGGGCGACTTCCACCGTATCCAGTTCACCCCCGACCTGCTGCCGGCCGATCTGACCGGCACCGAGATCTATCGCCCGCACGACGGCAGTTTCCGCTTCGATCGCGGTCCCATCTTCCACAATCTGCTGCTGGCTGACGAAGTCAACCGCGCCCCGGCCAAGGTGCAGTCGGCGCTGCTGGAGGCCATGGGCGAGCGTCAGGTCACGGTCGGACGCGAGACCTATCCGCTGCCCGAACTCTTTCTGGTCATGGCGACCCAGAACCCGATCGAGCAGGAGGGCACCTATCCGTTGCCCGAGGCTCAGCTCGATCGCTTCCTGCTGCATGTGCGCGTCGACTATCCGGATCTGGAGACCGAGCGCGCCATCCTGCGGCTCAACCGCGAGCAGGCGCGGCGCGAACCGGACGATGCGCCGAAGCTGGTTCTGACCCAGGCCGAGGTCTTCGCGGCGCGGCGGGCGATCCTGAATCTCTACATGGCCCCTGAAGTCGAGGACTATCTGGTGCATCTGGTGATGGCCACGCGCCGCCCCGGCGCCTATGCGCGCGATCTCGACGGCTGGCTGCGGTTCGGTGCCAGTCCGCGCGCCACCATCGCGCTGGATCGGTGCGCCCGCGCCCGGGCCTGGCTGGCGGGGCGCGACTTCGTCTCGCCCGAGGACGTTCAGGCGCTCGCGCCCGACGTCCTGCGTCATCGGGTGCTGCTGTCCTATGAAGCCGAGGCCGAGGGGCGCTGTGCGGACGATTTCGTCACGGCGCTGCTGGCGCGCGTTCCGGCGCCCTGA
- the sgpA gene encoding sulfur globule structural protein SgpA yields the protein MIKSNRITACALAALFAGASFSASAWWGGPGYGNGLWDNMGDMFGDGYGDFNMSMGGGGRGYGRGYGRGNGYGYGAPYGYGAPYGYGAPYGYGAPYGYGAPYGAMPYGAMPPQMPAAPAQPQAAPSR from the coding sequence ATGATCAAATCCAACCGGATCACCGCTTGCGCTCTCGCCGCGCTCTTCGCCGGCGCCTCATTCTCCGCAAGCGCCTGGTGGGGTGGTCCCGGCTACGGCAACGGCCTCTGGGACAACATGGGTGACATGTTCGGCGATGGCTATGGCGACTTCAATATGAGCATGGGCGGCGGCGGTCGCGGTTACGGCCGTGGTTATGGTCGCGGCAATGGCTATGGTTACGGCGCGCCCTACGGCTATGGTGCGCCCTATGGTTATGGCGCCCCCTACGGCTACGGCGCTCCCTATGGTTACGGCGCACCTTACGGCGCCATGCCCTATGGCGCGATGCCGCCCCAGATGCCGGCCGCTCCTGCCCAGCCACAGGCCGCTCCGAGCCGTTGA